A portion of the Sphingobacterium spiritivorum genome contains these proteins:
- a CDS encoding efflux RND transporter periplasmic adaptor subunit: protein MKKKTLIYLILIVGICAIAYALFFRKDKTNASENGNKPKSTLLTAEGLIVSPTEFDNVLSLSGTIDADEKLEVRSEVSGRVDKIFFNEGQRIAQGQVLVKINDIELQAQLKQMQTNNQLTSENERRAKLLLAKGAISQEEYDIASAAYKTSLSQTQLIEAQIFKTTIRAPFSGTIGLRNISPGAIISPTTLITNLVKDNKIKITFSVPEKYASQLKTNSKIDFTVANNARTFQGNIYAIEPEIALNTRTMTVRATAQNPEGKLIAGSYANVLLPLNDSVTAISIPSQAIVPVQDGKNVFIIENGKAKQVEVKTGSRTDKDIVVLSGLKAGDTVLTTGVLTLKDGAEVKVTLKK from the coding sequence ATGAAAAAAAAGACGCTCATCTACCTTATCCTAATTGTAGGTATCTGCGCAATCGCATATGCATTGTTTTTCAGAAAAGATAAGACCAATGCTTCTGAAAACGGAAATAAACCCAAATCCACACTCCTCACTGCAGAAGGTTTGATCGTCAGTCCAACCGAATTTGACAATGTATTATCCTTATCTGGAACAATCGACGCCGACGAAAAACTGGAAGTAAGAAGTGAAGTAAGTGGCAGAGTGGATAAAATCTTTTTCAATGAAGGACAACGCATCGCTCAGGGACAGGTTTTAGTCAAAATTAATGATATTGAACTGCAGGCACAACTCAAGCAGATGCAGACGAATAATCAGTTGACATCCGAAAATGAAAGAAGAGCAAAATTGCTTCTGGCCAAAGGAGCAATCAGTCAGGAGGAATATGATATAGCCAGTGCTGCATACAAAACTTCTCTTTCACAAACACAGTTGATAGAAGCGCAGATTTTTAAAACAACAATACGGGCACCCTTCAGCGGTACGATCGGGTTGCGCAATATCTCTCCGGGTGCTATTATTTCTCCAACTACACTGATTACAAATCTGGTTAAGGATAATAAGATAAAGATCACCTTTTCAGTGCCTGAAAAATATGCCAGCCAGCTCAAGACCAATTCAAAAATAGATTTTACCGTAGCAAATAACGCAAGGACATTTCAGGGAAATATCTATGCTATAGAGCCGGAAATAGCACTTAATACACGGACGATGACTGTGCGTGCTACAGCTCAGAACCCCGAAGGAAAATTGATCGCAGGATCATATGCAAATGTACTGCTTCCGCTTAATGACAGTGTTACAGCTATTTCTATTCCCTCTCAGGCCATAGTCCCTGTGCAAGATGGAAAGAATGTATTTATAATAGAGAATGGTAAAGCAAAACAGGTAGAAGTGAAGACAGGAAGCCGTACAGATAAGGATATTGTTGTACTATCGGGATTAAAGGCTGGCGACACCGTACTTACAACAGGTGTGCTAACCTTGAAAGATGGTGCTGAAGTGAAGGTCACATTAAAGAAATAG
- a CDS encoding zinc-binding alcohol dehydrogenase family protein, with amino-acid sequence MQKLICQTPGEFIYAEASMPSLPANYTLLRMKRLGICGTDYHAFEGTQPFFSYPRILGHEIAAEVVETQDDKEFKTGDLVTISPYFYCGECIACRRGKTNCCVNIKVFGVHIDGAMQEYIAVPTSSVRTGKGLTADELATVEPLAIGAHGVRLSQIEKGDNVLILGAGPIGLGTIAFAKIAGGNVIVLDVNDNRLNFCREKLGIEHTINPLKMDASEQIKNITKGDMATVIIDCTGNLNAINTGFQYLAHGGKFIMIGLQKGTIEVVHPEFHKREAVLMSSRNALPVDFDFVINCICDGQIKPLDFITHRVAFDEVKDKFRTLSGKDADVIKALIVFD; translated from the coding sequence ATGCAAAAACTTATCTGTCAGACTCCCGGAGAGTTTATATATGCAGAAGCCTCTATGCCGTCATTACCGGCTAACTACACCCTGCTTCGAATGAAAAGACTGGGCATATGCGGAACAGACTATCATGCTTTTGAAGGCACACAGCCGTTTTTCAGTTATCCCAGAATATTAGGACACGAAATTGCTGCAGAGGTTGTAGAGACACAGGATGACAAGGAATTTAAAACGGGAGATCTGGTAACTATCAGTCCCTACTTCTATTGTGGCGAATGTATAGCATGCCGGAGAGGAAAGACGAACTGCTGTGTTAACATCAAAGTTTTTGGTGTCCATATTGATGGTGCTATGCAGGAATATATTGCGGTTCCTACTTCTTCTGTACGGACAGGAAAAGGATTGACAGCGGACGAGCTCGCTACAGTAGAACCTCTTGCTATTGGCGCACACGGTGTACGTCTGTCACAGATTGAAAAGGGAGATAATGTATTGATTTTAGGAGCTGGCCCAATCGGATTGGGGACAATTGCTTTTGCTAAAATTGCCGGAGGAAATGTGATTGTGTTAGATGTAAATGATAACCGGTTAAACTTTTGCAGAGAAAAACTAGGCATAGAGCATACTATCAACCCCCTAAAGATGGATGCATCAGAGCAGATAAAAAACATTACAAAAGGCGATATGGCCACAGTTATTATAGATTGTACCGGCAATCTGAATGCGATCAATACTGGTTTTCAATATCTGGCTCATGGCGGAAAATTTATAATGATAGGACTACAAAAAGGTACTATAGAAGTAGTTCACCCCGAATTTCACAAAAGAGAAGCTGTACTGATGAGTAGCAGAAATGCTCTTCCTGTGGATTTTGATTTTGTTATAAACTGCATTTGTGACGGACAAATAAAGCCATTGGACTTTATTACGCATCGCGTCGCTTTTGATGAGGTCAAAGATAAATTCAGGACTTTATCCGGCAAAGATGCTGATGTTATTAAAGCGCTGATTGTATTTGATTAA
- a CDS encoding TolC family protein produces the protein MRHILTLLTLLCSISFSTYAQELLTMEDALTITLENNFDIKIAKNNTRIDQQNFSLGNAGILPRVTGNFTRTNSIQNSRQVRADGQVQELNNAKNDNMNYGVTLNWTVFDGFKMFARYDQLREIQKQGETEVKYEILTQVSEVIATYYNLVQQQKMLKALDTAIDLSEYRLTMAKNRFEIGKAAKLEVLNAQVDLNTDKTALLQQKELYANTKTYLNQLMTRDLNTPFRVMDSIAINDQLKLGELLQTAENQNPQIQLALINKRISEYNLKQIKGERYPIIALNSGYNFNESHSSLGFATENKGKGFNYGVTASVNIFNGFLQNRNEKIAKIEIENSELQIGQQKQTISAQVTTLFQTYITNIGLVDLEKKNEELAKENMDITLEKFKIGTITTLEVRTAQLNYINAMARSYTAQYQAKLSEIRLKELSGNSF, from the coding sequence ATGAGACATATATTGACACTCCTTACTTTGCTTTGTAGCATCAGCTTCAGCACCTACGCTCAGGAGCTGTTGACGATGGAGGATGCGCTGACAATTACGCTGGAGAATAACTTTGATATCAAAATAGCAAAAAATAACACCCGTATTGATCAGCAAAATTTCAGTTTAGGGAATGCCGGGATTCTGCCACGGGTAACAGGCAATTTTACCCGTACAAATTCCATTCAGAATTCCAGACAGGTAAGGGCTGACGGACAGGTACAGGAGCTGAATAATGCCAAAAATGATAATATGAATTACGGTGTGACATTAAACTGGACTGTTTTTGACGGATTCAAGATGTTTGCCAGATATGATCAGCTCCGTGAGATTCAGAAACAAGGCGAAACCGAGGTGAAGTATGAAATACTGACACAGGTGAGCGAAGTCATTGCGACTTATTATAATCTGGTGCAGCAACAAAAAATGCTAAAAGCACTCGATACGGCTATAGATCTCTCAGAATATCGCCTGACTATGGCGAAAAACAGATTTGAGATCGGGAAAGCAGCTAAACTGGAAGTATTGAATGCTCAGGTGGATCTCAATACGGATAAAACAGCCTTATTACAGCAAAAGGAGCTGTATGCAAATACCAAGACGTATCTTAATCAGTTAATGACCCGCGATCTGAATACACCTTTTCGTGTAATGGACAGCATTGCTATCAATGATCAGCTAAAATTGGGAGAACTGTTACAGACTGCTGAAAATCAGAATCCGCAAATCCAGCTGGCTCTGATCAATAAACGTATATCAGAATATAATCTGAAACAGATTAAAGGTGAACGTTACCCTATCATCGCGCTCAATAGTGGCTACAATTTTAATGAATCGCACTCTTCTCTGGGATTTGCCACGGAAAATAAAGGAAAGGGATTCAACTATGGAGTAACAGCTTCTGTTAATATTTTCAATGGTTTTCTCCAAAACAGAAATGAAAAAATTGCGAAGATTGAAATTGAAAATTCAGAATTGCAGATCGGACAACAGAAACAAACCATCAGCGCGCAAGTCACCACTCTTTTTCAGACTTATATAACAAATATTGGCCTCGTAGACCTGGAAAAGAAAAATGAAGAACTCGCTAAAGAGAATATGGATATTACACTGGAAAAATTCAAAATAGGTACTATTACAACATTGGAAGTACGTACAGCGCAATTGAATTATATCAATGCGATGGCCAGAAGCTATACCGCTCAGTATCAGGCAAAATTATCGGAGATCAGATTAAAGGAACTTTCGGGAAATTCATTTTAG
- a CDS encoding phospholipase D-like domain-containing protein: MISTTPPLDQQVLNNNKEIFIRIVSELTRAKSEILIAAAWFTDDELFDILLSRLSDGVNVELIIADNQENEKLDFSLLTTKGATVTKIKNSGYGTMNQKYCIIDRRIVLHGSYNWSVNARKNNHESIIATDHNETVESLITNFNNLKEKAIAIQAGLPPIEDSPPQVLNKEVKKLGEDLNVKSEYEKILNAMIAAEVSSFNRESLRKQGFDRSLANNGDHNILDKALDTLYNGFINDIDVIEDKKRRLLSKIDEQKVKSVSQLKERYDTQIVTIETEVEVTKETLSNKLVNLKAEILINESAVSDLKDNKLRPLNQKISVLEAHIRESLNAFVKPGVKWFELITTSIFAVALFIYLIVFYASAAYILLYSEEDAIKALKSSSESVSPQVFNPDAFNKAWDHGSMAFLFVCLFVFIPLIFASLERIMTSKIWAKILTYGLGLILVDSFIAIKIAQSIHDIKSQTEINPKPWVWSDLWTDTNFYLVFILGAFGILLFKFCFEKLHKMADDRNPDIAEQRNKINIQNLKNDIAKIENEILLINSDIELKIQEAIYKKSQIKISEAELENLPMKKIIALEHRKNDLDNKLQVIEITTDIYKSHVENDNIPVSLDALKDRINIFLEGWNDFLHQEYSIIKASEKSAFATEVALNWENNKINRNSLDTRVKIK, from the coding sequence ATGATCTCCACAACACCACCACTTGATCAACAAGTATTGAACAATAATAAAGAGATATTTATACGAATAGTATCTGAACTTACTCGTGCAAAATCTGAAATTCTAATTGCAGCTGCTTGGTTTACAGATGATGAACTTTTTGATATTTTATTGTCAAGACTATCAGATGGCGTAAATGTCGAATTAATAATTGCAGATAATCAGGAAAATGAAAAACTGGACTTTTCACTATTGACAACAAAGGGGGCTACAGTCACCAAAATTAAAAATTCAGGTTACGGAACAATGAATCAGAAGTACTGTATCATTGATAGAAGAATCGTATTACACGGCTCTTATAACTGGTCTGTTAATGCAAGAAAGAATAATCATGAAAGCATTATTGCAACAGATCATAATGAAACAGTAGAAAGCTTAATTACAAATTTTAATAATTTAAAAGAGAAAGCAATAGCGATTCAAGCGGGTCTGCCACCGATTGAAGATTCTCCTCCCCAGGTATTGAATAAAGAAGTAAAGAAGCTAGGAGAAGATCTGAATGTAAAATCAGAATACGAAAAAATTCTGAATGCTATGATCGCGGCTGAGGTTAGCTCATTCAATCGTGAAAGTTTAAGAAAGCAGGGATTTGACCGCTCTTTAGCGAATAACGGAGATCATAATATCCTTGATAAAGCTTTAGATACGCTTTACAATGGCTTTATAAACGATATAGATGTTATTGAAGACAAAAAACGTAGATTATTGTCTAAAATTGATGAGCAAAAAGTTAAATCTGTAAGTCAGCTAAAAGAACGGTATGATACACAGATTGTAACTATAGAAACAGAAGTGGAGGTTACAAAAGAGACTTTAAGTAATAAACTTGTGAATCTCAAAGCAGAAATTCTAATTAATGAATCTGCTGTAAGTGATTTAAAGGATAATAAACTCAGACCACTAAATCAAAAAATTTCCGTATTAGAAGCTCACATCAGGGAATCCTTAAATGCCTTTGTTAAACCGGGGGTTAAATGGTTTGAACTCATCACTACAAGTATATTCGCTGTTGCATTGTTCATATATCTGATCGTATTTTATGCGTCTGCAGCCTATATCCTACTTTATAGTGAAGAGGATGCAATAAAAGCTTTAAAAAGTTCCAGCGAGTCAGTCAGTCCGCAAGTGTTTAATCCTGATGCGTTTAATAAGGCGTGGGATCACGGCAGCATGGCATTTTTATTTGTGTGTCTCTTTGTATTTATTCCATTAATATTTGCCAGTTTGGAAAGAATAATGACCAGTAAAATTTGGGCAAAAATTCTAACATATGGACTAGGGTTAATATTGGTTGATAGCTTTATTGCTATTAAAATAGCACAATCAATTCATGATATAAAGTCCCAAACAGAAATTAATCCTAAGCCTTGGGTATGGAGTGATCTGTGGACGGATACTAACTTTTATTTGGTATTTATATTAGGTGCATTCGGTATATTACTGTTTAAGTTTTGCTTTGAAAAGCTTCATAAAATGGCAGATGATCGTAATCCTGATATAGCAGAGCAACGAAATAAGATAAATATTCAAAATCTGAAAAATGATATTGCAAAAATTGAAAATGAAATCTTATTGATTAATTCTGATATCGAATTAAAAATACAAGAAGCTATCTATAAAAAATCTCAGATTAAAATTAGCGAAGCAGAATTAGAAAACTTACCGATGAAAAAGATAATTGCGCTTGAGCATAGAAAAAATGATCTAGACAATAAATTGCAAGTTATCGAAATAACAACTGATATCTACAAAAGTCACGTAGAGAATGATAATATCCCAGTTTCTCTAGACGCGCTAAAAGATAGAATCAACATCTTTTTAGAAGGATGGAATGATTTCCTGCATCAGGAATACTCTATAATAAAAGCGAGTGAAAAATCTGCTTTTGCAACAGAAGTAGCATTAAACTGGGAAAACAATAAGATTAATAGAAATTCATTAGATACAAGAGTAAAAATTAAATAA
- a CDS encoding thermonuclease family protein, translating into MWLGRLILLITLLTCFCPVYGQKQIRQSVQKDLKGQTFSAKVIRIIDGDSMEVLYEGQPVKIRLSHIDSPELKKSQPYGKAAKKALSDLCYGQYVTVQIEKYDRYGRAIAIIVNTNKQIVNQQMIIQGMAWHFKRYSKDPLYARLEREAKKNKTGLWKDPDAVPPWEWRSVRRYSSDRVKSYSGRFN; encoded by the coding sequence ATGTGGCTGGGAAGACTGATCCTGCTGATCACATTGCTGACCTGCTTCTGCCCGGTGTATGGACAGAAGCAGATCCGGCAGTCGGTGCAGAAAGATCTGAAAGGGCAGACCTTCAGCGCCAAAGTGATCCGTATTATAGACGGAGATAGCATGGAAGTGCTGTATGAAGGTCAACCAGTCAAAATACGGTTGTCACATATTGACAGTCCGGAGCTAAAGAAATCGCAACCGTATGGAAAGGCCGCAAAAAAAGCCTTATCCGATTTGTGTTATGGGCAGTACGTCACAGTGCAGATAGAAAAATACGACCGCTACGGCAGGGCTATAGCTATTATTGTGAATACCAATAAACAGATCGTCAATCAGCAAATGATCATACAAGGAATGGCCTGGCACTTCAAGAGATACTCCAAAGATCCGCTGTACGCCCGGCTCGAAAGAGAAGCTAAAAAGAATAAAACAGGACTCTGGAAAGATCCCGATGCAGTACCGCCATGGGAATGGCGATCGGTACGAAGATATTCATCAGACAGGGTGAAATCGTATTCCGGCAGGTTCAACTGA
- a CDS encoding DUF4230 domain-containing protein, producing MIRLLKILMIVAVVGLLGWLIVDKFSPKTTVESKHQILIERIEAMGKLELVKYRFSDVVEHKNVSTFLPDASVLLIIKADAVGCIDLTKLKTEDITVTGDSVSIKLPQPEICYIKIDHKASRVYDTKMAFFREADLVDEAYKSAEQEVAAEVRKSDILQQTRTNAITVFKPLLTGLGYNKMSLSFE from the coding sequence ATGATTAGATTATTAAAAATTTTAATGATAGTTGCAGTAGTCGGACTCTTAGGCTGGCTTATTGTTGACAAATTTAGTCCCAAGACCACTGTAGAAAGTAAACACCAGATATTAATAGAACGCATAGAAGCAATGGGTAAACTGGAATTGGTAAAATACCGCTTCAGCGATGTGGTAGAACATAAAAATGTCTCCACGTTTCTGCCCGATGCCAGTGTGTTGTTAATTATTAAAGCTGATGCTGTCGGTTGTATCGATCTTACCAAACTAAAGACAGAAGATATCACAGTCACAGGAGATTCGGTATCCATAAAACTTCCGCAACCGGAGATTTGCTATATCAAGATAGACCACAAAGCTTCCCGTGTATATGATACGAAGATGGCCTTTTTCAGAGAAGCAGATCTGGTAGACGAAGCCTATAAAAGTGCTGAGCAGGAAGTGGCCGCAGAAGTGCGTAAATCTGATATTCTGCAACAGACACGGACAAATGCTATCACAGTTTTCAAACCCTTATTGACAGGTTTGGGATATAATAAAATGAGTTTATCATTTGAATAA
- a CDS encoding OmpA family protein — protein MMKQSVLPISILLSGLFLTSCVSSGKFKSLQTDYDKLQTEHRDLAQKYQQGQLDLTEGRTRIKSLEEQLAYEKANNAQLKEAYANLQKTLDNSINQNSQGNVNISKLVDEINASNKYIQHLVNTKNKSDSLNMVLTNNLTRSLSREEMKDVDVQVLKGVVYISLSDNMLYKSGSYEISDKAGETLSKIAKIIQDYKDYEVLIEGNTDTDPISKTNIRNNWDLSTLRASSVVQALQNTYGVDPKRLTAGGRGQYNPIADNSTAAGKMKNRRTQIIITPKLDQFMELIDKAPETENSSVTEGL, from the coding sequence ATGATGAAACAATCGGTTTTACCCATATCAATACTGCTGTCAGGCTTGTTCTTAACAAGCTGTGTGAGCAGTGGAAAGTTCAAAAGTTTACAGACAGACTATGATAAACTGCAAACAGAGCATCGCGATCTGGCGCAGAAGTATCAGCAAGGCCAGCTGGACCTGACAGAAGGTCGTACACGTATCAAGAGTCTGGAGGAGCAGTTAGCGTATGAAAAGGCTAATAATGCTCAACTGAAAGAAGCATATGCTAACCTGCAAAAGACATTGGATAACAGTATCAATCAGAATTCTCAGGGAAATGTTAATATTTCCAAACTGGTGGATGAGATCAATGCTTCCAATAAGTATATACAGCACCTGGTGAATACTAAAAACAAGAGTGATTCACTTAACATGGTATTGACTAACAATCTGACCCGCTCATTGAGCAGAGAAGAAATGAAAGATGTCGATGTTCAGGTTCTTAAAGGGGTAGTTTATATATCCTTATCAGATAATATGCTTTACAAATCAGGAAGTTATGAAATTTCTGATAAAGCAGGGGAGACATTGAGTAAGATTGCAAAAATTATTCAGGATTACAAAGACTATGAAGTGTTGATCGAAGGTAATACAGATACGGATCCTATCTCTAAAACGAATATCCGTAACAACTGGGATCTGAGTACACTACGTGCCTCTTCAGTTGTACAGGCGCTTCAAAATACCTATGGTGTAGATCCTAAACGTCTGACTGCAGGCGGACGCGGACAATACAACCCTATCGCAGATAACAGTACGGCGGCAGGTAAAATGAAAAACAGAAGAACACAGATTATTATTACACCTAAGCTGGATCAGTTTATGGAGCTGATCGACAAGGCTCCGGAAACGGAAAACAGCAGTGTGACCGAAGGTCTGTAA
- a CDS encoding efflux RND transporter permease subunit produces MNLSAIFIKRPVLTIVVNVTIILFGYIGYSFLGVREYPSIDPAIVSVRTNYAGANPDIIESQITEPLEKSINSIDGIRNITSSSSQGASNITVEFELEKNLEEAANDTRDKVSQALRSLPQDIDAPPVVSKADADSEPIITLTMQSDTRDKLELSDYAENVIGERLQTIPGVSSVQIWGQQRYAMRLWFDPSKLAAYSVTVDDVRAALGAQNVELPSGKIVGANTELTVKTVGNLSTEKEFEDIIIKADSGRMVKFSDVGYAKLQAENLETKMVSDGKQLVGVAIIPQPGTNYIDIANDFYKLLDQLKEDIPEDITLNVAADNTTFIKQSVIEVAETLLISIALVTLIIYFFFRDWGIALRPLLDIPVSLIATFFIMYIFGFSINVLTLLAIVLATGLVVDDGIVVTENIFKKVEAGMSPIEAAMKGSKEIFFAVISISVTLAAVFLPVIFLQGFVGRLFREFGVVIASAVLVSAFVSLTLTPMLNAYLIKGTGHEKSKFYIWTEPFFEKMNSGYAKILGHFMKIKWISFPILILCFVVIGIIFGSIKKETAPYDDRSNVNISVTGPEGATFEYMDRYMQEFDKLIADSVPENKISLVMTSPTFGTGSVNNGRVRMTLVDPGERSRSQDEVASELTKWTKQYDGVRTNVSQRPTISVNRRGGLPVQYIIQAQNFDKLREKIPAFMEEINNDPTFSTTDINLKFNKPELHVSIDRAKAQTMGISVLDISQTLQMSLSGQRFGYFMKDGKQYQVIGQIEDDKRATPLDLSAIFVKNNLGQLVQLDNLVQLKEESSPPQLYHNNRYMSATVSAGLAPGMSMNDGIAAMDRAKAKVLDETFTTDLSGESRDFVESSSNTMFAFGLALLLIYLILAAQFESFLDPFIIILTVPMAVAGALISLWLFGQTWNIFSQIGTIMLIGLVTKNGILIVEFANQLREEGMPKFEAIMHSAESRLRPILMTSLAIALGALPIAMSLGAAATSRIGMGVVIVGGTIFSLILTLFVIPAIYYMWSRAKKHRPEFDNIEV; encoded by the coding sequence ATGAATCTTTCCGCGATATTTATTAAAAGACCTGTACTGACAATCGTAGTTAACGTCACGATCATTCTGTTTGGCTATATCGGTTATAGCTTTCTGGGTGTCCGGGAATACCCTTCGATTGATCCGGCGATCGTATCAGTGCGTACAAATTATGCGGGGGCCAATCCGGATATTATTGAGTCGCAGATCACAGAACCATTAGAAAAATCTATCAACTCTATTGATGGCATCCGTAATATTACCTCATCCAGTAGTCAGGGTGCAAGTAATATTACTGTAGAATTTGAACTGGAAAAAAATCTGGAAGAAGCAGCCAACGACACCCGGGACAAGGTATCACAAGCGCTGCGAAGCCTTCCTCAGGATATAGATGCTCCACCGGTAGTCTCTAAGGCGGACGCCGATTCAGAACCTATCATTACGCTGACGATGCAAAGTGACACCCGGGATAAGCTGGAACTTAGTGACTATGCTGAAAATGTAATCGGTGAGCGTTTGCAAACCATACCCGGAGTGAGTAGTGTGCAGATCTGGGGGCAACAGCGCTATGCAATGCGACTGTGGTTTGATCCGTCCAAGTTAGCGGCTTATAGTGTAACAGTCGATGATGTAAGAGCAGCATTAGGCGCACAGAATGTAGAGCTTCCATCCGGAAAAATAGTGGGAGCCAATACAGAACTTACCGTAAAAACCGTTGGAAACCTTTCTACAGAAAAAGAATTTGAAGATATTATCATCAAGGCAGACAGTGGAAGGATGGTCAAATTCAGCGATGTTGGTTATGCCAAATTACAGGCTGAAAACCTGGAAACAAAAATGGTCAGCGATGGAAAACAACTTGTGGGGGTCGCAATTATTCCTCAGCCCGGAACCAACTACATTGATATAGCCAATGATTTTTACAAATTGCTCGACCAGCTGAAAGAGGATATCCCGGAAGATATCACGCTCAATGTTGCCGCAGACAATACCACGTTTATTAAACAGTCTGTTATTGAAGTAGCGGAAACTTTATTGATTTCAATTGCACTTGTGACCTTGATTATCTACTTTTTCTTCAGAGACTGGGGGATTGCACTCAGACCTTTGCTTGATATTCCCGTATCACTGATAGCGACCTTCTTTATCATGTATATCTTTGGTTTTTCCATCAATGTACTAACCCTTTTGGCTATTGTATTAGCTACAGGTCTGGTGGTGGATGACGGTATAGTGGTCACTGAAAATATATTTAAGAAGGTAGAGGCCGGAATGTCACCTATCGAGGCTGCAATGAAGGGATCAAAGGAAATTTTCTTTGCTGTGATTTCGATCTCGGTGACCTTAGCAGCTGTGTTTCTTCCTGTCATATTTCTGCAGGGATTTGTAGGCCGGCTCTTCCGGGAATTTGGAGTCGTCATTGCCTCAGCGGTGCTTGTGTCGGCTTTCGTATCCCTGACATTGACTCCGATGCTGAATGCTTACCTCATCAAGGGGACGGGTCATGAAAAATCTAAATTCTATATCTGGACGGAGCCCTTTTTTGAAAAAATGAATAGCGGATATGCGAAGATACTCGGCCATTTTATGAAAATAAAATGGATCAGTTTTCCCATCCTGATTCTTTGTTTTGTAGTCATCGGTATTATTTTCGGATCGATCAAAAAAGAAACTGCTCCATATGATGACCGCAGCAATGTGAATATCAGTGTGACAGGTCCTGAAGGAGCGACTTTTGAATACATGGACAGATATATGCAGGAATTTGATAAGTTGATTGCGGACTCTGTCCCGGAGAATAAAATCAGTCTTGTGATGACCTCTCCTACTTTTGGAACCGGCTCTGTCAATAATGGCCGGGTGCGGATGACACTGGTAGATCCCGGAGAACGTTCCCGTTCACAGGATGAGGTCGCTTCGGAATTAACAAAATGGACTAAACAGTATGACGGCGTACGAACCAATGTTTCTCAACGTCCCACGATATCTGTCAATCGTCGTGGAGGTCTGCCGGTCCAGTATATTATACAAGCGCAGAATTTTGATAAACTACGGGAAAAGATTCCGGCATTTATGGAAGAGATCAATAATGATCCGACCTTTTCTACTACAGATATCAATCTCAAATTCAATAAACCGGAGCTGCATGTTTCTATTGACCGGGCTAAAGCCCAGACAATGGGAATTTCGGTATTAGATATCTCTCAAACGCTGCAGATGTCCCTGAGCGGTCAGCGCTTTGGTTATTTTATGAAGGATGGAAAGCAATATCAGGTGATTGGTCAGATTGAAGATGACAAAAGAGCAACACCTCTGGATCTGAGTGCAATCTTTGTTAAGAATAATCTGGGACAACTTGTACAACTTGACAACCTTGTACAGTTAAAAGAAGAGAGCAGCCCTCCGCAATTGTATCACAATAACCGGTATATGTCTGCTACTGTATCTGCAGGATTAGCGCCGGGTATGAGTATGAATGATGGTATAGCAGCCATGGATAGGGCCAAAGCTAAAGTACTGGATGAGACTTTTACGACAGATCTGAGTGGTGAATCCCGCGATTTTGTGGAGAGTAGTTCCAATACAATGTTTGCATTCGGCCTCGCATTACTGCTGATTTACCTTATTCTGGCAGCTCAGTTTGAAAGTTTTCTGGATCCGTTCATTATTATTCTGACTGTACCTATGGCGGTAGCAGGTGCGTTGATCAGTCTTTGGTTATTCGGACAGACCTGGAATATCTTCAGTCAGATCGGAACCATCATGCTTATCGGACTGGTCACAAAGAATGGTATCCTGATTGTAGAATTTGCCAATCAGCTAAGAGAAGAAGGTATGCCAAAATTTGAAGCGATTATGCACTCTGCTGAATCCAGACTTCGTCCTATTCTGATGACCAGTCTGGCTATCGCTCTAGGAGCTTTACCGATTGCAATGTCATTAGGCGCTGCAGCCACCAGTAGAATCGGAATGGGTGTAGTTATTGTCGGAGGGACTATATTCTCTCTTATACTGACATTATTTGTGATTCCCGCCATTTATTATATGTGGTCCAGAGCAAAAAAACACAGACCTGAATTTGATAATATTGAAGTTTAA